A portion of the Acidisarcina polymorpha genome contains these proteins:
- the rsmI gene encoding 16S rRNA (cytidine(1402)-2'-O)-methyltransferase, with the protein MADDQRLAPGLYLVGTPIGNLEDITLRALRVLKSVNRIACEDTRQTQKLLNHYGIATPTTSCHEHNETEKTPEFIEQLQAGASIAVVSDAGMPGISDPGMTLARAAIEAGIAVYPIPGANAALSALVASGLSASSFLYVGFLAAKSGARRAELEALAERVREGEILTLVFYEAPHRILETLEDVAKVWGSECRVAVARELTKLHEEFLRGTVSEVRSNLASRDRVRGEITLLVEAKPLTGDQVGISTSLKERVAALQKSEGLDEMAALKRAARERGISKSEAYREMQRERSRR; encoded by the coding sequence ATGGCAGATGACCAGCGATTAGCTCCCGGACTTTACCTGGTCGGAACCCCCATCGGCAACCTCGAAGACATCACCTTGAGGGCGCTGCGGGTGCTGAAGAGCGTCAATCGCATCGCCTGCGAAGATACCCGGCAGACCCAGAAACTCCTCAACCACTACGGAATAGCCACGCCGACCACCAGTTGCCACGAACATAACGAAACCGAGAAGACGCCCGAATTTATCGAACAACTGCAAGCTGGCGCCAGCATCGCGGTGGTCTCGGATGCAGGAATGCCAGGCATCTCCGATCCCGGGATGACCCTGGCCCGGGCGGCCATCGAAGCCGGCATCGCCGTCTATCCCATCCCCGGGGCCAACGCCGCATTGAGCGCGCTCGTCGCGTCGGGACTATCGGCATCGAGCTTTCTCTACGTCGGATTTCTCGCCGCCAAGAGCGGAGCCCGCCGCGCCGAACTGGAGGCGCTGGCTGAGCGGGTTCGCGAGGGTGAAATCTTGACGCTGGTCTTCTATGAAGCCCCGCATCGGATCCTGGAAACGCTCGAAGATGTGGCCAAGGTCTGGGGGTCGGAATGCCGAGTCGCGGTCGCTCGCGAGCTTACCAAGCTCCACGAAGAATTCCTGCGTGGAACTGTGAGCGAGGTTCGATCCAATCTGGCCAGCCGCGATCGGGTTCGCGGAGAGATCACCCTGTTAGTCGAAGCCAAGCCGCTCACCGGCGACCAGGTGGGAATCAGCACCAGCCTGAAAGAGCGGGTCGCCGCGTTGCAAAAGAGTGAAGGCCTGGACGAAATGGCCGCCCTCAAGCGCGCGGCGCGCGAGCGCGGAATCTCGAAGAGCGAAGCGTATCGGGAGATGCAGCGCGAGCGGTCGCGCAGGTAA
- the mfd gene encoding transcription-repair coupling factor yields the protein MVLPFVRDLLADLEHSDSFERVRRHLSLTAGRRRVSGLTSTARALHLPLFAKAAQVPVVVVVADNKAADALQLSVRAACDLTGAIAPDRVVKLPAHDVLPFENLSPHPDVQEQRASALWKIATGAASIVIAPVEATAMRMFPASYYLDLARVLRRGEDIDVEELTGHLASIGYSSMDIVEMPGQFTRRGGILDIYSPEMDRPVRIDFFGDEIESMRKFDPDSQRSSSPLDETTLLPLTETPVTERLLAAVHARLSGSSLEDGADASVERAISAGGVTVFPGWEFFSTIAGADGTIFDLFPRCQVFVEEPAMIKNQLERWWNKVEQRHDRSGIGSLITPADVYLEPERLLATLASNPGLDIDQLGAVDVLEEDTTLDEVAFSSRPTLRFHGSIPALIEQLKTLMEQSVHMLLAVPNQGEVERLANLLREYGLPYRLGSRTQHAGSENIYDESSYLAGDLRTPILVRATIANGVSFPDSNLVLFGANDLTDEADVTARPVARKSKTAAFVSDFRDLTIGDYVVHVEHGIARYLGLKEIEQDGVTVEFMILEFAEQARLYVPLTRLDLIQKYRSTDAGPAPVLNRLGSQQWAKTKARVKKAMQDMADELLKLYAQRKAAQGHAFPPDNEFQREFEDAFDYNETDDQLSAIADIKRDMESTMPMDRLLCGDVGYGKTEVAMRAAFKAVQDGKQAAVLTPTTVLSFQHFETFKKRFKQFPIEIEMISRFRTPKEQKVILERVESGRVDILIGTHRLLSKDLKFHDLGLLVVDEEQRFGVRHKERLKQMRREIDVLAMSATPIPRTLHMSLVGLRDMSVIETPPKDRMAIQTVVAKFDEKLVRSAVEVELERGGQVYFVHNRVETIYEIAAKIHELVPAARVIVGHGQMGEAELERVMLAFMNHEYDVLVATTIIENGLDIPLANTILINRADRHGLSELYQLRGRVGRSNRRAYSYLLIPAEQELTEIARRRLAALKEFSDLGAGFKIAALDLELRGAGNMLGGEQSGHIEAIGFELYTSMLEEAVSKLKGEEREERTTTQLNLGISLRVDESYIPEENQRLRIYKKIAGAQDEVTLTDVRAELEDRYGPPPESVIHLLEAAILRLECERVGVSQVDRKRDQIHLRFMEKANVDPGRLMMLVAKNVKRGAQFTPQGVLRYPLTSSQPQEVLMEIRLLLDELELEEVAAQ from the coding sequence ATGGTTCTTCCCTTCGTCCGCGACCTGCTCGCGGACCTGGAACACTCTGACTCCTTTGAGCGGGTTCGCCGGCATCTAAGCCTGACCGCGGGGCGGAGGCGTGTCTCCGGATTGACCTCAACTGCCAGAGCCTTGCATCTCCCCCTGTTTGCCAAGGCAGCCCAAGTGCCGGTGGTGGTGGTTGTCGCCGACAACAAGGCGGCCGATGCCCTCCAACTCTCGGTTCGCGCCGCCTGCGATCTAACTGGCGCCATTGCTCCCGACCGGGTCGTGAAGCTGCCCGCGCACGACGTTCTTCCTTTCGAAAATCTTTCCCCCCATCCGGACGTCCAGGAGCAGCGCGCTTCGGCACTCTGGAAGATTGCTACCGGCGCAGCTTCGATCGTCATAGCCCCAGTCGAAGCGACCGCCATGCGCATGTTCCCCGCGAGCTACTATCTCGACCTGGCAAGGGTCCTCCGGCGCGGCGAAGATATTGATGTGGAGGAATTGACCGGCCATCTCGCCAGCATCGGCTATTCGTCGATGGACATCGTCGAGATGCCCGGACAGTTTACCCGCCGCGGCGGCATCCTCGATATCTACTCGCCGGAGATGGACCGTCCCGTTCGCATCGACTTCTTTGGCGATGAGATCGAATCGATGCGGAAGTTCGATCCAGACTCGCAGCGCTCCTCTTCGCCGCTCGATGAAACCACCTTGCTTCCGCTCACCGAAACGCCAGTGACCGAGCGCCTTTTGGCCGCCGTCCACGCTCGTCTCAGCGGCAGTTCGCTCGAAGACGGCGCGGATGCCAGCGTCGAGCGCGCCATCTCCGCTGGCGGGGTCACCGTCTTTCCTGGCTGGGAGTTCTTCTCGACGATCGCTGGCGCCGATGGCACCATCTTCGACCTCTTTCCTCGCTGTCAGGTCTTTGTCGAAGAGCCGGCCATGATCAAGAACCAGCTCGAACGCTGGTGGAACAAGGTCGAACAGCGCCATGACCGGAGCGGCATCGGATCACTGATTACCCCCGCAGACGTGTATCTTGAGCCCGAGCGACTGCTCGCTACGCTGGCCTCGAATCCCGGGTTGGACATCGATCAGCTTGGAGCAGTGGACGTGCTCGAGGAAGACACGACGCTGGACGAAGTCGCCTTCTCGTCGCGCCCCACGCTGCGCTTTCATGGATCGATCCCGGCCTTGATCGAGCAGCTGAAGACGCTGATGGAGCAATCAGTCCACATGCTGCTCGCTGTCCCCAATCAGGGCGAAGTCGAGCGGCTCGCCAATCTGCTCCGCGAGTATGGCCTGCCCTATCGACTCGGCAGCCGCACCCAGCATGCGGGCAGCGAAAACATCTATGACGAGTCAAGCTATCTCGCCGGCGATCTTCGTACCCCTATTCTTGTTCGTGCCACGATTGCGAATGGCGTGAGCTTTCCCGACTCAAACCTCGTCTTGTTCGGGGCCAACGACCTTACCGATGAAGCCGACGTCACCGCCCGCCCGGTAGCCAGGAAATCGAAGACTGCCGCCTTCGTCTCCGATTTCCGCGACCTGACCATCGGCGACTATGTCGTCCATGTCGAACACGGCATCGCCCGCTATCTTGGCCTCAAAGAGATCGAGCAGGACGGGGTGACTGTCGAATTCATGATTCTCGAATTCGCCGAGCAGGCGCGGCTTTATGTACCCCTCACCCGGCTCGATCTCATTCAGAAATACCGCTCGACTGACGCAGGTCCCGCGCCCGTGCTCAACCGGCTCGGATCGCAGCAGTGGGCCAAGACTAAGGCCCGCGTCAAGAAGGCCATGCAGGACATGGCCGACGAGCTGCTCAAGCTTTACGCGCAGCGCAAGGCCGCGCAAGGCCACGCTTTCCCGCCGGACAACGAGTTCCAGCGCGAGTTTGAAGACGCCTTCGACTACAACGAGACCGACGACCAGCTATCCGCGATTGCCGATATCAAGCGCGACATGGAATCAACCATGCCGATGGATCGCTTGCTCTGCGGCGATGTGGGTTACGGCAAGACCGAAGTGGCCATGCGCGCCGCCTTCAAGGCCGTCCAAGATGGCAAGCAGGCGGCCGTGCTCACGCCAACCACGGTGCTCAGTTTTCAGCACTTCGAGACCTTCAAGAAGCGCTTCAAGCAGTTCCCGATCGAGATTGAGATGATCTCCCGCTTCCGTACGCCGAAAGAGCAAAAGGTCATTCTTGAACGAGTCGAGAGCGGCCGCGTCGACATCCTCATCGGCACTCACCGCCTGTTATCCAAGGACTTGAAGTTCCATGATCTCGGCCTTCTGGTGGTCGACGAAGAGCAGCGTTTTGGAGTTCGTCACAAAGAGCGTTTGAAGCAGATGCGCCGCGAGATTGATGTTCTCGCAATGTCCGCCACGCCGATTCCGCGCACCCTGCATATGTCGCTCGTCGGTCTGCGGGATATGAGCGTCATCGAAACTCCACCCAAAGATCGCATGGCGATTCAAACCGTTGTCGCTAAGTTCGATGAAAAGCTCGTCCGCTCCGCCGTCGAGGTTGAGCTGGAGCGCGGCGGGCAGGTCTATTTCGTCCATAATCGGGTGGAGACGATCTACGAAATCGCCGCGAAGATCCACGAGCTCGTTCCGGCGGCGCGGGTAATCGTCGGTCATGGCCAGATGGGCGAGGCCGAACTTGAGCGCGTGATGCTGGCCTTTATGAACCACGAGTACGATGTGCTGGTCGCAACCACGATCATCGAAAACGGCCTCGACATCCCGCTCGCCAATACCATCCTCATCAATCGCGCCGATCGACACGGACTCTCCGAGCTCTACCAGCTCCGAGGCCGGGTCGGGCGCTCCAACCGCCGCGCTTATTCCTACTTGCTGATTCCCGCCGAGCAAGAGCTGACCGAGATTGCCCGCCGCCGTCTGGCCGCGTTGAAGGAGTTTTCCGATCTCGGCGCCGGTTTCAAAATCGCCGCACTCGACCTCGAACTACGCGGCGCCGGCAACATGCTCGGCGGCGAACAGAGCGGTCATATCGAAGCCATCGGCTTTGAGCTTTACACCTCGATGCTCGAAGAAGCGGTCAGCAAGCTGAAGGGCGAAGAACGCGAAGAGCGCACCACGACGCAGCTCAATCTCGGCATTAGCCTGCGCGTCGACGAGAGCTATATACCCGAAGAAAATCAACGGCTGCGCATCTACAAGAAGATTGCAGGGGCCCAGGACGAGGTCACGCTTACCGATGTTCGCGCCGAACTCGAGGACCGTTATGGGCCGCCACCGGAAAGCGTCATTCACCTGCTCGAAGCGGCCATCCTGCGTCTCGAATGCGAGCGTGTCGGCGTGTCGCAGGTGGATCGCAAACGCGACCAGATCCATCTTCGCTTCATGGAGAAGGCCAATGTGGATCCGGGACGGCTTATGATGCTGGTGGCGAAAAATGTGAAGCGCGGCGCGCAGTTCACCCCGCAGGGCGTGCTTCGTTACCCGCTCACATCGTCGCAGCCGCAGGAAGTGCTGATGGAGATTCGTCTGTTGCTCGACGAATTGGAGCTGGAAGAAGTAGCAGCGCAATGA
- the thiL gene encoding thiamine-phosphate kinase yields MNARKPYPPVTKAPSNFAPHGELALIAALRARNPIKPGKLRLGIGDDCAILRPNAGDELAITTDFSLENVHFRRDWHSPEAIGHRCLARGLSDLAAVGAKPMAAFLSLALPKELTARHRGKPAWVERFFDGLLALAAKMNVPLAGGDTAESPAHKGKAGLVAADIVLVGGVKRGRALLRSGAKPGDLLYVTGPGLGGAGAELLALERNPSRFTALKVAAPGHPHLYPEPRIAAGLRLRKRGLATAAIDLSDGLSTDLHHLCGESGLAAEIDATVVPIHPMAQLAEAAGWARSALQLALHGGEDYELLFTARPQTKIPRELDGVAIHAIGRMSKMRNGKPAVTLLEEGKAVSELRARGWEHFRGSSSD; encoded by the coding sequence TTGAACGCGAGGAAGCCCTATCCGCCTGTAACAAAAGCTCCTTCGAATTTCGCGCCTCATGGGGAACTCGCTTTGATTGCCGCTCTTCGTGCAAGAAACCCGATCAAGCCCGGGAAGCTTCGCCTCGGAATTGGCGACGATTGCGCGATTTTGCGGCCGAACGCAGGAGATGAGCTGGCGATCACCACCGATTTCTCCCTCGAGAATGTTCACTTCCGGCGGGACTGGCATTCCCCGGAGGCGATCGGTCATCGCTGCCTGGCCCGAGGATTAAGTGACTTGGCTGCGGTAGGAGCGAAGCCGATGGCAGCATTTTTATCCCTTGCCTTACCCAAAGAACTCACCGCCCGCCATCGCGGCAAACCGGCATGGGTGGAGCGGTTCTTCGATGGTTTGCTCGCGCTCGCTGCGAAGATGAACGTGCCGTTGGCGGGCGGGGACACCGCCGAATCTCCTGCCCACAAAGGCAAAGCCGGTCTGGTGGCGGCAGACATCGTTCTCGTTGGGGGTGTGAAGCGCGGCCGCGCGCTGCTTCGTTCTGGAGCGAAGCCCGGAGATCTTCTCTACGTCACGGGACCGGGCTTGGGCGGCGCCGGGGCGGAGCTGCTTGCCCTCGAACGAAACCCGAGCAGATTCACTGCTTTGAAAGTTGCCGCACCTGGTCATCCGCATCTCTACCCCGAGCCCCGCATCGCCGCCGGATTGAGACTTCGAAAGCGCGGCCTGGCCACGGCAGCCATCGACCTCAGCGACGGGCTGTCGACCGATCTCCATCATCTCTGCGGGGAGTCCGGCCTGGCAGCGGAGATCGACGCCACAGTGGTTCCCATCCACCCTATGGCACAGCTGGCCGAGGCCGCCGGCTGGGCGCGATCGGCCCTCCAGCTCGCACTGCACGGCGGAGAGGATTATGAACTGCTCTTTACCGCCCGACCCCAGACCAAAATTCCAAGGGAACTCGATGGCGTAGCGATTCACGCGATCGGCAGAATGAGCAAGATGCGGAACGGCAAACCGGCCGTGACCCTTTTGGAAGAAGGCAAGGCAGTTTCTGAACTGCGAGCACGAGGCTGGGAACATTTTCGGGGAAGTTCGTCAGACTAG
- a CDS encoding organic hydroperoxide resistance protein, translating into MKPFYTASVTSVGGRLGHVESSDGALSLDLTHPPAGGGPAKLANPEMLFAAGYAACFAGAMEHVAKQQKIDMGQVSILSKVGIGPNETGGFEIAVEMDITVPNVDQATAEKLVAEGHQVCPYSNATRGNIPVTLTAHGGKS; encoded by the coding sequence ATGAAACCGTTCTACACTGCGTCGGTCACTTCAGTCGGCGGCCGTCTTGGTCACGTTGAAAGTTCTGACGGAGCCCTGAGCCTTGATCTTACGCATCCGCCTGCGGGCGGAGGGCCGGCCAAGCTGGCCAATCCCGAGATGCTTTTTGCCGCTGGCTATGCGGCCTGCTTTGCCGGGGCGATGGAGCATGTTGCCAAACAGCAGAAGATCGATATGGGCCAGGTTTCGATCCTCAGTAAAGTCGGCATTGGACCGAACGAGACGGGTGGCTTCGAGATCGCGGTCGAGATGGATATCACAGTGCCTAATGTCGACCAGGCGACTGCGGAGAAACTGGTTGCCGAAGGGCATCAGGTCTGTCCATACTCGAATGCGACGCGCGGGAATATTCCCGTGACTTTGACTGCGCATGGCGGCAAGAGCTAG
- a CDS encoding CBS domain-containing protein, translated as MRGWSFPMGRWFGVDVRIHAFFLLLTGPCMLGATAVNLSIWRGMMLWILLLAAVTVREAVRVLGAAYFGLQIRNILLLPTGGLYAYANPESTERASSPKVQTPMAMLGPLANLSFGLIVAGLIAGSTSQVSLLEFPWITTAHLMRSAVWVNIFLGLINLVPAYPLDGGRILLGEFKRSREAAQASRSAAGISQVLAVLIFAAGIALRTPWLVMAGFFIFIGGQLEDQGTLFQSVVDNVRMKDVMLTDFSTMSPSDTLEDALYKTIHSLQDDFPVVRGVNLVGIVSRQSILDALRADGNGYVQGVMSRAFQVAQPEDSLGAMIRRMTAGRGLSLMPVTEGERIVGIVTLQNLMHSMGLLAEHRKLQRQR; from the coding sequence ATGCGTGGTTGGTCATTCCCAATGGGACGATGGTTCGGGGTTGATGTCCGCATCCATGCTTTCTTCCTGCTGCTCACCGGACCCTGCATGTTGGGTGCGACCGCGGTCAATCTCAGCATCTGGCGGGGGATGATGTTGTGGATTCTGCTGCTTGCCGCGGTCACTGTGCGCGAGGCAGTTCGCGTCCTCGGCGCCGCCTACTTCGGCTTGCAGATTCGCAATATCCTGCTGCTCCCGACCGGCGGCCTCTACGCCTATGCCAATCCGGAGAGCACCGAGCGCGCCTCCAGCCCCAAAGTGCAGACACCGATGGCCATGTTAGGACCACTCGCAAACCTGTCGTTCGGGTTAATTGTGGCTGGCCTCATCGCCGGGTCAACCTCGCAGGTGAGCCTCCTTGAATTCCCCTGGATCACCACCGCGCACCTGATGCGCTCGGCGGTTTGGGTCAACATTTTCCTCGGCCTGATCAATCTTGTGCCTGCCTATCCGCTGGATGGCGGAAGAATTCTGCTGGGTGAATTCAAGCGTTCTCGTGAAGCCGCCCAGGCCAGCCGTTCGGCCGCTGGTATCAGCCAGGTGCTCGCAGTGTTAATCTTCGCTGCCGGCATCGCGCTGCGTACCCCGTGGCTGGTGATGGCCGGCTTCTTCATCTTCATCGGCGGTCAACTGGAAGACCAGGGCACCCTCTTCCAATCGGTGGTCGACAACGTCCGCATGAAGGATGTGATGCTGACCGACTTCTCCACCATGTCGCCGTCCGATACCTTGGAGGATGCCCTATACAAGACCATTCACAGCCTGCAGGATGATTTTCCCGTAGTGCGGGGCGTCAATCTCGTAGGAATCGTCTCGCGGCAGAGTATTCTTGACGCCCTGCGCGCCGATGGCAACGGCTACGTGCAGGGAGTCATGTCCCGGGCCTTCCAGGTCGCGCAGCCCGAAGATTCCCTCGGGGCGATGATTCGCCGCATGACTGCCGGACGTGGTCTTTCTCTGATGCCCGTGACCGAGGGGGAACGGATCGTCGGCATCGTGACGCTGCAAAACCTTATGCATTCCATGGGATTGCTGGCTGAGCATCGCAAGCTGCAGCGCCAGCGCTAG
- a CDS encoding M23 family metallopeptidase, with protein sequence MRNRYYIIFVAREQDGRVRKVPIPLHYAYVFVAAAIVGAFTITGMAGSYSRMLLKTSHFNEVRSQREAIRKDYLQMEQVAHQKDIQAASLGSLATEVSALYGLTQGKPTAAKPVVATAPVGLQTVAETDALSDRSYHQSLDQFYALRNNALSGRLAAGFGSHGLSGASSWLGMINAPSLWPVEGRVTSSFGEREDPFNGEGAFHAGIDISAAFGEPIHATADGMVETAAMTNGYGREVVIDHGHGIKTIYGHMSGFAVTSGDQVRRGQVIGYIGLSGRSTGPHVHYEVRIQNIPVNPHKYLRTTMDQFDAASAKPVDTLSGGGY encoded by the coding sequence ATGCGCAATCGCTATTACATCATTTTCGTCGCGCGCGAACAGGATGGCCGGGTCCGCAAGGTCCCGATCCCTCTTCACTATGCCTATGTCTTCGTGGCTGCCGCGATCGTGGGCGCGTTCACGATCACGGGAATGGCGGGTTCCTATTCGCGCATGCTGCTGAAGACTTCGCACTTCAACGAGGTGCGCTCGCAGCGGGAAGCGATCCGCAAGGACTACCTGCAGATGGAGCAAGTCGCCCACCAGAAGGACATTCAGGCTGCATCTTTAGGGTCCCTAGCGACAGAAGTCAGCGCCTTATACGGCTTGACTCAGGGCAAACCGACGGCGGCGAAGCCAGTCGTGGCCACCGCTCCGGTAGGACTCCAGACGGTTGCTGAAACTGACGCCCTAAGCGACCGGTCTTATCATCAATCGCTCGATCAGTTTTACGCTCTACGGAACAATGCTCTCTCGGGCCGCCTGGCTGCGGGATTCGGAAGCCATGGGCTCTCCGGGGCGAGCAGTTGGCTCGGAATGATCAATGCTCCGTCGTTGTGGCCGGTTGAAGGCAGAGTGACCAGTTCTTTTGGGGAACGGGAAGATCCATTCAACGGAGAAGGCGCCTTCCATGCCGGGATTGATATCTCAGCAGCCTTCGGCGAACCCATTCATGCCACAGCTGACGGCATGGTTGAAACCGCGGCGATGACCAATGGCTACGGCCGGGAGGTTGTCATCGATCATGGGCATGGCATCAAGACTATCTACGGTCACATGTCCGGATTTGCCGTTACTTCCGGCGACCAAGTGCGTCGCGGACAGGTGATCGGCTACATCGGCCTATCTGGCCGCAGCACCGGCCCTCACGTTCACTACGAGGTCCGAATTCAAAACATCCCGGTAAATCCGCACAAATATCTTCGCACCACGATGGACCAGTTCGATGCGGCATCGGCGAAGCCAGTAGACACGCTCAGCGGCGGCGGATACTGA
- the rsmD gene encoding 16S rRNA (guanine(966)-N(2))-methyltransferase RsmD, with protein sequence MKRMRVISGIYRSRRLAAPDGLATRPTGDRVRETLFNILAPRIAGATFADLFAGSGANGIEAISRGAGMVFFVENAPPALEALRLNLKSLGIVSGFGLEPRSVSSFLRRLAQRERRLDIVFLDPPYDALPEYAVTLDLLGGECSSLLDRESIVVAEHRRKQPLAEQYGELVRYRVREQGDTALSFFQRKKMDIEESSSPI encoded by the coding sequence ATGAAGCGGATGCGGGTGATTTCCGGGATTTATCGTTCCCGCCGGCTTGCCGCTCCGGATGGGCTGGCGACTCGCCCCACCGGGGACCGGGTCCGCGAGACTCTGTTTAATATTTTGGCTCCGCGGATCGCCGGCGCGACCTTCGCGGATCTCTTCGCCGGCTCGGGGGCGAACGGAATTGAGGCGATCAGCCGGGGCGCAGGCATGGTCTTTTTTGTGGAGAATGCGCCGCCAGCATTGGAGGCGCTTCGTCTCAATTTGAAGTCACTGGGGATCGTATCGGGCTTCGGCCTGGAACCGAGGAGCGTTTCCTCCTTTTTGCGCCGGCTGGCGCAACGGGAGCGCCGGCTGGACATCGTCTTTCTCGACCCGCCTTACGACGCGTTGCCAGAGTATGCCGTGACCCTCGATTTACTGGGAGGAGAGTGCAGCTCGCTGCTCGACCGCGAATCGATCGTTGTCGCCGAACACCGGCGAAAGCAGCCGCTTGCCGAGCAATATGGGGAGTTGGTTCGATACCGGGTGCGGGAGCAGGGCGACACCGCTCTCAGTTTCTTTCAACGGAAGAAGATGGATATTGAAGAGAGTTCTAGCCCGATTTGA
- the gltX gene encoding glutamate--tRNA ligase: MSTTKTRVRFAPSPTGLLHVGNARTALYNWLYARHTGGDFILRIEDTDLERSEERHEAQLMQDLQWMGLAWDEGPELSGAGGGPHGPYRQSERLEIYREHTARLLAEGKAYRCFCTPEELEAERKLAAAEHRPQIYSRRCLAIPPAESEARAASGEHFAVRLQIPDRPLRFHDLVRGDVEFAADSVSDPVLVRSASGASAGIPVYNYVVTIDDALMEITHVIRGDDHISNTPKQVAIYEAFGWKVPEFAHLSTILGADRERLSKRHGATSIASFREMGILPEALVNYLALLGWGAEGGLRETFTPGELINEFKLERVTASPAVFDFEKLNWLNRHYLKLAEPARITDLAWPYFTAAGLLPSVQSVEITEWFTKVLALFLPAVDRLDQLPGRTHFLFQINPDAAVSNPENAELLATENAQRVLAELAVRAREFEGDLTAELFKTWMNEIKAETGVKGKDLFHPVRIALTGSHSGPEFEKLIPLIEEGSTLALPNHLPSVRERIQEFTS; this comes from the coding sequence ATGTCCACCACGAAAACGCGCGTCCGATTCGCGCCTTCGCCTACCGGACTCCTGCATGTAGGCAACGCCCGCACCGCTCTCTACAACTGGCTTTACGCCCGCCATACCGGCGGAGACTTCATCCTCCGCATCGAAGACACTGACCTCGAGCGCAGCGAGGAGCGTCACGAAGCCCAGTTGATGCAGGACCTGCAATGGATGGGCCTTGCCTGGGATGAAGGTCCTGAGTTGAGTGGAGCCGGAGGGGGCCCACATGGCCCCTATCGCCAATCCGAACGCCTCGAAATCTATCGCGAACACACCGCGCGCCTGCTCGCTGAGGGCAAGGCCTACCGGTGCTTCTGCACCCCCGAAGAGCTCGAAGCCGAGCGCAAGCTGGCTGCCGCCGAGCATCGTCCGCAGATTTACTCGCGCCGGTGTTTGGCGATTCCACCCGCCGAAAGCGAAGCCCGCGCCGCATCCGGAGAACATTTCGCGGTCCGGCTGCAAATCCCCGATCGCCCCCTGCGGTTTCATGATCTCGTTCGCGGCGACGTCGAATTCGCGGCAGACTCGGTCAGCGATCCAGTCTTGGTGCGCTCGGCCAGCGGAGCATCTGCGGGAATTCCGGTTTACAACTATGTCGTCACCATCGATGATGCGCTGATGGAGATCACCCACGTCATCCGCGGCGATGATCATATTTCGAACACTCCGAAACAGGTCGCGATCTACGAAGCGTTTGGCTGGAAGGTCCCCGAGTTTGCCCATCTCTCGACCATTCTCGGCGCCGACCGCGAACGCCTTTCGAAGCGCCACGGCGCGACCTCAATTGCCAGCTTTCGCGAGATGGGCATCCTCCCTGAGGCGCTGGTGAATTACCTCGCGCTGCTTGGCTGGGGCGCAGAGGGCGGCCTCCGCGAGACCTTCACTCCCGGGGAACTGATCAACGAGTTCAAGCTCGAACGGGTGACCGCTTCCCCCGCCGTCTTCGACTTCGAGAAGTTGAATTGGCTCAACCGCCACTACCTGAAGCTTGCCGAACCGGCCCGCATCACCGATCTGGCCTGGCCATACTTCACAGCCGCAGGGCTATTGCCATCCGTACAGAGCGTAGAAATCACAGAATGGTTCACCAAGGTGCTCGCGCTCTTCCTGCCCGCCGTTGACCGTCTCGATCAGCTTCCCGGCAGGACCCATTTTCTCTTCCAGATCAACCCGGATGCCGCAGTGTCAAACCCCGAGAACGCGGAACTGTTGGCGACCGAAAATGCGCAAAGGGTCTTGGCGGAACTGGCGGTCCGCGCCCGGGAATTCGAGGGGGATCTGACTGCAGAGCTCTTCAAGACCTGGATGAATGAGATCAAGGCCGAGACCGGCGTTAAAGGCAAGGATCTATTTCACCCGGTACGGATCGCGCTCACCGGTTCCCACTCGGGCCCTGAGTTCGAAAAGCTTATCCCGCTGATTGAAGAGGGGAGCACGCTCGCGCTGCCCAATCATCTTCCAAGCGTACGCGAGCGGATCCAGGAATTTACGAGCTAG